The following nucleotide sequence is from Gordonia jinghuaiqii.
CGGGCTCGCAATCGCCTGTCGTCAACAAGGGTGAGCTGTTCACCTCGTTCGACGTCAACGCCTTCGAAGTCCCCAGTCCTCGCGAAGAGGCCTGGCGCTTCACCCCGTTCCGACGCCTGCGCGGCCTCCACGACGGTTCTGCCCAGCGGACCGCTGAGGCGACTGTCGAGGTCACCACCGTCGGGAGCGCCGACGGTGTGACCGTCGAGACCGTCGGGCGTGAGGACGAGCGTCTCGGTCAGGGCGGTGTCCCGTTCGACCGTGTCGCCGCCCAGGCGTATTCGTCGTTCACCCAGGCGACGATTCTGACCGTCGGCCGCGAAGTCGAGCTCGCCGACCCGGTCACGATCACCGTCACCGGCCCCGGCGAGGGCGAGACCGCCTTCGGTCACACGCAGGTCCGGCTCGAGGCGTTTGCCCGGGCGGTCATCGTGCTCGACCAGAGAGGCGGCGGGACCTTCGCCGAGAACGTCGAGTTCGTCGTCGGCGACAGCGCCGCGTTGACCGTCGTCAACGTCCACGACTGGGACGACGACGCGGTCCACGTCGCGACACATCACGTGCGCACCGGCCGTGATGCGATGGTCCGCCACTTCGCGATCAGCTTCGGCGGCAACCTGGTCCGGCTGTCGCCGATCGTCCACTACGACGCGCCCGGTGGCGACGTCGAACTGTGGGGCCTGTACTTCGCCGACGCCGGCCAGCACCTCGAACAGCGCCTGCTCGTCGACCACAGCCAGCCCAACTGCCGCTCGAACGTGGTGTACAAGGGTGCGCTGCAAGGCGATGCATCGGGTGACCGCTCCCGTGAGGCCCACACCGTCTGGATCGGCGACGTGCTGATCCGGGCCGAGGCCGAGGGCACCGACACGTTCGAACTCAACCGCAACCTGCTGCTCACCGACAACGCGCGTGCCGACTCGGTACCGAACCTCGAGATCGAGACCGGCGAGATCATCGGTGCCGGGCACGCGAGCGCCACGGGCCGCTTCGACGACGAGCAGTTGTTCTACCTGCAGGCCCGCGGCATCCCCGAGGATCAGGCCCGACGCCTGGTCATCCGCGGATTCTTCGGCGAGGTGATCGCCAAGATCGGCGTCCCGGAACTCCGTGAGCGTCTCTCCGCCGCGGTCGAGCGCGAGCTCGAGATCGCCGGTGCCTGACCCTCGGCCGGGCCCGAGCACCCGTCGCGCCTGACCACGAACACACCCCACAGCCTGAGAAAGAACCGATATGACCACACTGGAAATCCGTGACCTGCATGTCGACGTCGCGCAGACCGACACCGACGCCGAGCCCATCCACATCCTCAAGGGTGTCGACCTGACCGTGAAGTCGGGTGAGACGCACGCGATCATGGGCCCCAACGGCTCGGGCAAGTCGACGCTGTCCTATGCCATCGCCGGACACCCCAAGTACGAGGTGACCTCGGGTTCGATCACCCTCGACGGCGAGAACGTCCTGGAGATGAGCGTCGACGAGCGTGCTCGTGCCGGCCTGTTCCTCGCCATGCAGTACCCCGTCGAGGTGCCCGGTGTCTCGATGTCGAACTTCCTGCGCACCGCCGCGACCGCAGTTCGCGGTGAGGCACCCAAGTTGCGCCATTGGGTCAAGGAGACCAAGGAAGCCATGGTCGCCCTCGAGATCGATCCGTCGTTCTCCGAGCGAAGCGTCAACGAGGGCTTCTCCGGCGGCGAGAAGAAGCGCCACGAGATCCTCCAACTCGACCTGCTCAAACCGCGCATCGCGATCCTCGACGAGACCGACTCCGGCCTCGACGTCGACGCCCTGCGCGTGGTGAGCGAAGGCGTCAATCGCTACAAGGAGCGCGACAACGGCGGGGTTCTGCTGATCACGCACTACACGCGAATCCTCCGCTACATCAAGCCCGACTTCGTGCACGTGTTCGTCAACGGCCGCATCGTCGAGTCGGGCGGCTCCGAGCTCGCCGACGTGCTCGAGGAGAACGGTTACGAGCGCTTCACCTCGGCTGCCAAGGCTGTCTGAGTTTCAGTCTGTCTGTCCCACAGCCTGTCTGAGTCCATACCGGAGGAGGTGTGCGTAGGTGACACTCTCGACCCAAGAATCCGCGGCCGGCGCAATCAGGGCGGGCGCGGACGCGCTCGACGTCGATGCGCTTCGGGCTGATTTCCCGATCCTGTCGCGCACGGTGCGCGACGACAAGCCCCTGGTCTACCTGGATTCCGGTGCCACCTCGCAGCGCCCTGTGCAGGTGCTCGACGCCGAGCGTTACTTCCTCACGCATCACAACGCGGCGGTCCACCGCGGCGCGCATCAGCTCGCCGAGGAGGCGACCGACGCCTACGAGGACGCCCGGGAGGTCATCGCGCAGTTCGTCGGGGCCACCGCCGAGCAGCTCGTGTTCACCAAGAACGCCACCGAGGCACTGAACCTCGTCACCTACACGCTGGGTGACGAGCGTTCGGCGTCGGTGCTGGGCGGCAAGGCGCTCGGGCCGGGCGACACCGTCGTCATCACCGAGCTCGAGCATCACGCCAATCTCGTGCCGTGGCAGGAACTCTGCCGGCGCACGGGGGCGTCGTTGCGCTGGTACGGCGTGACCGACGACGGCCGTATCGATCTCGATTCGCTGACTCTCGACGAGTCCGTGAAGGTCATCGCGTTCACCCATCAGTCGAACGTGACCGGGGCTGTGGCCGACGTCGCCGAGCTGGTGTCACGGGCGCGTGCCGTCGGCGCACTGGTGGTGCTCGACGCCTGCCAGTCGGTGCCGCACATGCCGGTCGACCTCACCGCGCTCGACGTCGATTTCGCCGCCTTCTCCGGACACAAGATGTTCGGCCCGAGCGGTGTCGGCGCGCTGTACGGCAAGTCCGAACTGCTCGACGCGCTACCGCCGTTCATCACCGGCGGTTCCATGATCGAGACCGTGACGATGGAGGTGTCGACGTACGCGCCGCCACCGCAGCGCTTCGAGGCAGGCGTACCGATGACCTCGCAGGTCGTCGGACTCGGTGCCGCCGTGCGGTACCTGAACGACATCGGGATGGAAACGGTTGCCGCACACGAGCATGCGCTCGTCGCGTGCGCCCTCGAACAGCTCGGTGCCATCGACGGTCTGCGGATCATCGGTCCGTCGACCGTCGAGAACCGCGGCGGAGCGGTGTCCTTCCTCGTCGACGGGATCCATGCCCACGATCTGGGCCAGATCCTCGACGACGAGGGGGTCGCGATCCGCGTCGGCCACCATTGCGCGTGGCCGCTGCACCGTCGCTTCGGGGTCGCGGCGACGGCACGGGCATCGTTCGCCGCATACAACACCTTGGCCGAGGTGGACGCGCTCGCTGCCGCGATCGTCAAGGCGCAGAACTTCTTCGGGACGGTCTGACCCATGCGGATGGAGCAGATGTACCAGGAAGTCATCCTCGACCACTACAAACACCCGCACGGTCGGGGTCTTCGCGACCCGTTCGGTGCGGAGGTCCATCACGTCAACCCGACGTGCGGAGACGAGGTGACCCTGCGCGTGGCGGTGACCGACGACGGCGCCACCATCGCCGACGTCTCCTACGACGGACAGGGTTGTTCGATCTCCCAGGCGTCGACGTCGGTGCTGCACGACCTGATCGTCGGGCAGGCGGTGACCGAGGCGCTGGCCACCGTCGACTCGTTCAGCGCGATGATGACGTCCCGAGGCAAGGACGCCGGCGACGAGGATGTCATCGGCGACGGCATCGCCTTCGCCGGGGTCAGCAAGTATCCGGCGCGCGTCAAATGCGCCCTCCTGGGCTGGATGGCGTTCAAGGACGCGCTCGCCCAGACCGTCGACAGCCACGACACCACGAAAGCAGAAACAGCATGAGTGACGAGACCATCACAGCCACCGACGTTCCCGCGGCCGCAGACTCTGCGGTCACCGCCACCGACACGGGCGTCACCGGAACGCCGCCTGCCCCGGCGACCTCGCTGCCGGCCATCGAGGACGTCGAAGAGGCCATGCGCGACGTGGTCGACCCCGAACTCGGCATCAACGTCGTCGACCTCGGCCTGGTGTACGGCATCGAGGTGACCGACGACGCCGTCGCGAAGATCGACATGACGCTCACCTCGGCGGCCTGCCCCCTGACCGACGTGATCGAGGACCAGT
It contains:
- a CDS encoding cysteine desulfurase, producing MTLSTQESAAGAIRAGADALDVDALRADFPILSRTVRDDKPLVYLDSGATSQRPVQVLDAERYFLTHHNAAVHRGAHQLAEEATDAYEDAREVIAQFVGATAEQLVFTKNATEALNLVTYTLGDERSASVLGGKALGPGDTVVITELEHHANLVPWQELCRRTGASLRWYGVTDDGRIDLDSLTLDESVKVIAFTHQSNVTGAVADVAELVSRARAVGALVVLDACQSVPHMPVDLTALDVDFAAFSGHKMFGPSGVGALYGKSELLDALPPFITGGSMIETVTMEVSTYAPPPQRFEAGVPMTSQVVGLGAAVRYLNDIGMETVAAHEHALVACALEQLGAIDGLRIIGPSTVENRGGAVSFLVDGIHAHDLGQILDDEGVAIRVGHHCAWPLHRRFGVAATARASFAAYNTLAEVDALAAAIVKAQNFFGTV
- the sufC gene encoding Fe-S cluster assembly ATPase SufC, giving the protein MTTLEIRDLHVDVAQTDTDAEPIHILKGVDLTVKSGETHAIMGPNGSGKSTLSYAIAGHPKYEVTSGSITLDGENVLEMSVDERARAGLFLAMQYPVEVPGVSMSNFLRTAATAVRGEAPKLRHWVKETKEAMVALEIDPSFSERSVNEGFSGGEKKRHEILQLDLLKPRIAILDETDSGLDVDALRVVSEGVNRYKERDNGGVLLITHYTRILRYIKPDFVHVFVNGRIVESGGSELADVLEENGYERFTSAAKAV
- the sufU gene encoding Fe-S cluster assembly sulfur transfer protein SufU, with translation MRMEQMYQEVILDHYKHPHGRGLRDPFGAEVHHVNPTCGDEVTLRVAVTDDGATIADVSYDGQGCSISQASTSVLHDLIVGQAVTEALATVDSFSAMMTSRGKDAGDEDVIGDGIAFAGVSKYPARVKCALLGWMAFKDALAQTVDSHDTTKAETA
- a CDS encoding metal-sulfur cluster assembly factor; translation: MSDETITATDVPAAADSAVTATDTGVTGTPPAPATSLPAIEDVEEAMRDVVDPELGINVVDLGLVYGIEVTDDAVAKIDMTLTSAACPLTDVIEDQSRGALVGSGLCTELEINWVWLPPWGPDKITDDGREQLRALGFTV
- the sufD gene encoding Fe-S cluster assembly protein SufD; translation: MADPTLPATTPGSQSPVVNKGELFTSFDVNAFEVPSPREEAWRFTPFRRLRGLHDGSAQRTAEATVEVTTVGSADGVTVETVGREDERLGQGGVPFDRVAAQAYSSFTQATILTVGREVELADPVTITVTGPGEGETAFGHTQVRLEAFARAVIVLDQRGGGTFAENVEFVVGDSAALTVVNVHDWDDDAVHVATHHVRTGRDAMVRHFAISFGGNLVRLSPIVHYDAPGGDVELWGLYFADAGQHLEQRLLVDHSQPNCRSNVVYKGALQGDASGDRSREAHTVWIGDVLIRAEAEGTDTFELNRNLLLTDNARADSVPNLEIETGEIIGAGHASATGRFDDEQLFYLQARGIPEDQARRLVIRGFFGEVIAKIGVPELRERLSAAVERELEIAGA